One window of the Salvia miltiorrhiza cultivar Shanhuang (shh) chromosome 6, IMPLAD_Smil_shh, whole genome shotgun sequence genome contains the following:
- the LOC130987950 gene encoding uncharacterized protein LOC130987950, translated as MQLSPNPNLRSINSNFIFCSSSCKFENLGFSATVFPSFKLRVPHSINFSGTRRRRFAPAAQKVSGPDYYSVLNVSRNANLQEIKAAYRSLARRYHPDMNKGPGAEEKFKEIAAAYEILSDTQKRSVYDRFGEEGLRGEFDATRAGPQGVDPFEVFAEYFGDPSNFFGGSGEQSGFNFNFRENSSQNLDIRCDLYLSFEESIFGGKRDVEVPYFKTCDDCGGTGAKSSNCLKTCSECGGRGRIMKTEKTPFGVMSQVTSCSKCHGDGKIITDRCRRCNGRGRVQARRNIEVVIPPGVEEGARMQIRGEGSSDRMRGIAGDLYLVLHIDEKQGIQRDGMNLYSRVDVDYTEAILGVLKKVDTVEGMKDLQIPPGTQPGQKLRLQYMGVPDIRKPSARGDHFFTVDVRIPKHISDAERELVERLASLRKTEGVLQDHREDVKDQTSDDRSKSEMHWWKSIKDMLWRRQPGEKFASICIDTSAPAMYTKNLPKLPSMSATSVILFSAVLTFLMSKSWWSKFWQRRKQMELGIHKRGKRIK; from the exons ATGCAATTATCCCCAAACCCCAATTTGCGATCCATCAATTCAAACTTCATCTTCTGCAGTTCGAGCTGCAAGTTCGAGAATTTGGGATTCTCGGCCACAGTTTTCCCATCCTTCAAGCTAAGAGTTCCCCATTCGATTAATTTCAGTGGCACCAGACGTCGCCGTTTTGCTCCCGCCGCCCAAAAAGTCTCCGGTCCTGACTACTATTCCGTTCTCAATGTCAGTAGAAATGCCAATCTGCAAGAAATTAAAGCCGCTTATCGGTCGCTTGCTAGGAGG TATCATCCTGATATGAACAAGGGTCCTGGTGCTGAAGAAAAGTTTAAAGAAATAGCTGCTGCGTATGAG ATTCTGTCAGACACTCAAAAAAGGTCTGTATATGATCGTTTTGGTGAGGAAGGTCTTCGTGGAGAATTTGATGCAACACGTGCTGGTCCACAAGGG GTGGACCCTTTTGAAGTTTTTGCTGAATACTTTGGTGACCCTAGCAACTTTTTTGGAGGAAGCGGTGAGCAATCAGGCTTCAACTTTAACTTTAGAGAGAATAGCAGCCAGAATCTTGACATCCG GTGCGATTTGTATTTGAGCTTCGAAGAATCTATTTTTGGGGGGAAGCGTGATGTTGAAGTACCATATTTTAAAACATGTGATGATTGTGGTGGAACGGGTGCAAAGTCCAGCAATTGCCTAAAAACATGTTCTGAATGTGGAGGTAGAGGACGAATAATGAAAACAGAGAAAACACCGTTTGGAGTTATGTCTCAG GTGACATCCTGCTCAAAATGCCATGGTGACGGGAAGATAATTACTGATAGGTGTCGCAGATGCAATGGCCGTGGCAGAGTTCAAGCACGGCGGAACATTGAGGTGGTTATTCCACCTGGCGTTGAGGAGGGAGCTAGAATGCAGATCCGAGGAGAGGGAAGTTCTGATAGAATGAG GGGTATAGCGGGTGACTTGTATCTTGTTCTCCATATTGATGAGAAACAAGGAATTCAGAGAGATGGAATGAATCTATACTCAAGAGTGGATGTTGACTATACAGAAGCAATCCTAGGGGTTCTTAAGAAG GTTGATACTGTTGAAGGTATGAAGGATCTTCAGATTCCCCCAGGAACTCAGCCAGGACAAAAATTAAGGCTACAGTACATGGGCGTGCCAGATATAAGAAAACCTTCTGCACGGGGCGATCATTTTTTCACTGTGGATGTTCGGATCCCAAAACATATAAG TGATGCAGAACGGGAACTGGTTGAAAGGTTGGCGTCTCTTAGGAAAACTGAAGGTGTTCTCCAAGATCATAGAGAAG ACGTGAAAGACCAAACTTCAGACGACAGAAGCAAAAGTGAAATGCATTGGTGGAAATCGATAAAGGATATGTTATG GAGAAGGCAACCCGGGGAAAAATTTGCATCAATCTGCATTGATACATCAGCACCAGCGATGTACACGAAGAACCTACCAAAGTTGCCTTCTATGAGTGCTACGTCTGTCATTTTGTTTTCAGCTGTTCTCACTTTCTTAATGAGCAAATCTTGGTGGTCTAAATTCTGGCAACGAAGGAAACAAATGGAGCTTGGAATTCACAAACGAGGTAAAAGGATAAAATAA
- the LOC130987951 gene encoding uncharacterized protein LOC130987951 encodes MGRFKTKSDYEELRKARILENQARLATLGLQKTLPELRSLNSSPKSEKPHSRNYCKVDRSATPLRRSSRLTGISPPSEGDAKSDYEELRKARILENQARLATLGLQETLSELRSLNSLPKSEKIHKRKYCKVDRSATPLRRSARLTGKSPPSESGNLSYSEGSNGGEIGGAKRRLRLSKISEEDLRRRCESKARGSLYDPVYGICCHFCRQKKLCGEEDCKRCGDQDMDQPCIGKTDCSVCHSSNGILCRACLKVRYGEEMEEVRMNKEWMCPHCIEEKGSIPYWICNSSFCMKKRKMVPTGIAIYRAREMGYKSVAHLLMDELSKRR; translated from the exons atggGAAGATTCAAAACAAAATCCGATTACGAAGAACTCAGAAAAGCTCGCATCTTGGAAAATCAG GCGCGCTTGGCTACTTTGGGGCTTCAAAAAACCTTGCCGGAGCTTCGATCTCTCAATTCATCGCCGAAATCTGAGAAACCCCACAGTAGAAATTACTGCAAAGTCGATCGCAGCGCCACCCCTTTACGGCGTTCATCTCGATTGACAGGAATTTCGCCGCCATCGGAAGGCGATGCGAAATCCGATTACGAAGAACTGAGAAAAGCTCGCATCTTGGAAAATCAG GCGCGGTTGGCTACTTTGGGGCTTCAAGAAACCTTGTCGGAACTGCGGTCTCTGAATTCGTTGCCGAAATCCGAGAAAATCCACAAAAGAAAATACTGCAAAGTCGATCGCAGCGCCACCCCTTTACGGCGATCAGCTCGATTGACAGGAAAATCGCCGCCATCAGAAAGCG GGAATTTGAGCTACTCGGAAGGTAGTAATGGCGGTGAAATTGGTGGTGCAAAGAGGCGTTTGAGACTGAGTAAGATTTCGGAAGAAGATTTGAGGCGGCGGTGCGAGTCCAAGGCGAGAGGGAGTTTGTATGATCCGGTTTATGGTATCTGCTGCCATTTCTGCAG GCAAAAGAAGCTCTGTGGCGAAGAAGATTGCAAACGCTGTGGTGATCAGGACATGGATCAACCATGCATAG GCAAAACAGATTGTTCGGTGTGCCACTCTAGCAACGGTATCCTTTGTCGAGCCTGCCTCAAGGTCAGGTACGGTGAAG AAATGGAGGAAGTGAGAATGAATAAAGAATGGATGTGCCCTCATTGCATAGAAGAGAAGGGAAGCATTCCTTACTGGATATGCAACAG CTCATTCTGTatgaagaagaggaagatggTTCCTACTGGAATTGCCATATATagag caAGAGAGATGGGATACAAATCTGTGGCACATTTGTTGATGGATGAGCTTTCAAAGAGGAGATAG